In Arachis stenosperma cultivar V10309 chromosome 1, arast.V10309.gnm1.PFL2, whole genome shotgun sequence, one DNA window encodes the following:
- the LOC130976694 gene encoding uncharacterized protein LOC130976694 — MVTLTPYYAHANGQVEAANKILISLIKKHIGNRPRTWHETLSQVLWAYRNSPRGSTDTSPFKLVYGHDAVLPLEINLNTLRVSKLNDLPVHDYRNAMFDELNELDSEQILALENMVRQKESVARSYNRRIREKYFSIGELV, encoded by the coding sequence ATGGTTACCTTAACCCCTTATTATGCACATGCTAATGGGCAAGTAGAGGCAGCCAATAAAATCCTGATAAGTTTGATCAAGAAGCATATTGGAAATAGACCTCGAACGTGGCATGAAACTTTAAGCCAAGTATTATGGGCTTATCGAAATTCACCAAGGGGGTCAACAGATACTTCGCCctttaaattggtttatggccATGATGCGGTGCTACCACTAGAGATTAATTTGAATACTTTGAGAGTGTCGAAACTGAATGATTTGCCAGTCCATGATTATCGGAATGCAATGTTTGATGAGTTGAATGAATTAGATTCAGAGCAAATTCTGGCACTTGAAAATATGGTTCGACAAAAAGAAAGTGTTGCTCGAAGTTATAATCGTCGAATAAGAGAAAAGTATTTCAGTATAGGTGAGTtggtttaa